One Tomitella gaofuii DNA segment encodes these proteins:
- the paaZ gene encoding phenylacetic acid degradation bifunctional protein PaaZ has product MITTLESYVRGSWLAPADEGTVLHDAATGAPIARISARPLNYGPVVDHAREVGGPALRALTFHRRAEMLKALGKHLSARIPEFTELSLSTGATRRDAVVDIDGGVNALFVYGSKGVKQLPDSNVLSDGDFEPLSKSGAFGVQHILTPRPGVAVQINAFNFPVWGMLEKLAPALLAGVPSIVKPASQTAYLTAMVFREIVASRILPEGAVQLVCARPDGLIDQLGPQDSLAVTGSRDTAAALRRHDAVVANAVRYTAEADSLNSSVLGPDVSPGDPEFDVFVRMVATEMTQKAGQKCTAIRRVFVPAERLDAVQDALTARLAKVQVGNPGAEDTRMGALASQAQRDDVRRSVDTLAAAAKVVFGDAHGRPANFSADADFDAGAFMSPVLLRADDPDREELHSVEAFGPVATLMPYDGLEQAAELIARGRGSLVASVVTGDEGFAAGLVAATAPWHGRMLVVDRDNAGDSTGHGAALAQAVHGGPGRAGGGEELGGLRALPHYLQRSAVQGGPQLLGALVGR; this is encoded by the coding sequence ATGATCACGACGCTGGAAAGCTACGTTCGCGGGTCCTGGCTCGCGCCCGCCGACGAGGGCACCGTGCTGCACGACGCGGCCACCGGCGCGCCGATCGCCAGGATCTCCGCGCGCCCGCTCAACTACGGGCCCGTCGTCGACCACGCCCGCGAGGTGGGCGGCCCCGCGCTGCGCGCCCTGACCTTCCATCGCCGAGCCGAGATGCTCAAGGCGCTGGGCAAACACCTGAGCGCGCGCATCCCCGAGTTCACCGAGCTGTCCCTGTCCACCGGCGCCACCCGGCGCGATGCGGTGGTGGACATCGACGGCGGCGTCAACGCGCTGTTCGTCTACGGCAGCAAGGGCGTCAAGCAGCTTCCTGACTCGAACGTGCTGTCCGACGGCGACTTCGAGCCGCTGAGCAAGAGCGGCGCCTTCGGTGTGCAGCACATCCTCACCCCACGTCCGGGTGTCGCCGTACAGATCAACGCATTCAACTTCCCTGTGTGGGGGATGCTCGAAAAGTTGGCGCCCGCCCTCCTGGCGGGCGTCCCGAGCATCGTCAAACCGGCCAGCCAGACGGCCTACCTCACCGCTATGGTGTTCCGCGAGATCGTCGCGTCCCGCATCCTCCCCGAGGGGGCGGTGCAGCTGGTGTGCGCCCGTCCCGACGGCCTGATCGACCAGCTGGGACCGCAGGACTCCTTGGCCGTCACCGGATCCCGGGACACCGCGGCCGCCCTGCGCCGGCACGACGCCGTCGTCGCCAACGCCGTGCGCTACACCGCGGAGGCCGATTCGCTCAACTCCTCGGTGCTCGGCCCCGACGTGTCCCCCGGCGACCCCGAGTTCGACGTGTTCGTCAGGATGGTCGCCACCGAGATGACGCAGAAGGCCGGCCAGAAGTGCACCGCGATCCGGCGCGTGTTCGTCCCCGCGGAGCGTCTCGACGCCGTGCAGGACGCGCTCACCGCGCGACTCGCGAAGGTGCAGGTGGGCAACCCCGGCGCCGAGGACACCCGCATGGGCGCGCTGGCCAGCCAGGCGCAGCGCGACGATGTGCGCCGGTCCGTCGACACGCTCGCGGCGGCGGCGAAGGTCGTCTTCGGCGACGCGCACGGTCGCCCCGCGAACTTCTCCGCCGATGCCGATTTCGACGCGGGAGCGTTCATGTCGCCGGTGCTGCTGCGGGCCGACGACCCGGACCGCGAGGAGCTCCACAGCGTGGAGGCCTTCGGCCCCGTCGCGACGCTCATGCCCTACGACGGCCTCGAGCAGGCGGCGGAGCTGATCGCCCGCGGCCGCGGCAGCCTCGTCGCATCTGTCGTCACCGGGGACGAGGGTTTCGCAGCCGGGCTCGTCGCGGCCACGGCACCCTGGCATGGCCGGATGCTCGTGGTGGACCGGGACAACGCGGGCGACAGCACCGGGCACGGCGCGGCCCTGGCCCAGGCCGTGCACGGCGGCCCGGGGCGCGCCGGCGGCGGCGAGGAACTCGGCGGACTGCGGGCCCTGCCCCACTACCTGCAGCGCAGCGCCGTCCAGGGCGGACCGCAACTGCTCGGCGCCCTCGTGGGGCGCTGA
- a CDS encoding enoyl-CoA hydratase/isomerase family protein, with product MQDDATSAGPEHSTLRIEEHGDHVEVTLDRPDTRNAIDAAMISDLHALCAELEQRPRIMILTGGSDGVFAGGADIGQLRDRGRDDALAGINLHLFNRIRALPMPTLAAVDGYALGGGAELSYACDLRIATPRTKFGQPEPALGIIAGAGATFRLVRLLGESVAKQILLAGEWIDADRALALGLVHSVVDPAGLQDAARALAQTMARSSTLALRMTKLAVDADEAAHPQIDLAIQALLFEDGEKHRRMTDFLERKKR from the coding sequence ATGCAGGACGACGCCACGAGCGCAGGCCCCGAACACTCCACTCTGCGCATCGAGGAACACGGCGACCACGTCGAGGTGACCCTCGACCGGCCCGACACCAGGAACGCCATCGACGCCGCGATGATCTCCGACCTGCACGCGCTGTGCGCGGAACTGGAGCAGCGGCCGCGGATCATGATCCTCACCGGCGGGTCCGACGGGGTGTTCGCCGGCGGCGCCGACATCGGCCAGCTGCGCGACCGCGGCCGCGACGACGCCCTCGCCGGCATCAACCTGCATCTGTTCAATCGGATCCGCGCGCTGCCGATGCCCACCCTCGCCGCGGTGGACGGCTACGCGCTCGGCGGCGGCGCCGAGCTGTCCTACGCCTGCGACCTGCGCATCGCCACGCCGCGCACGAAGTTCGGCCAGCCGGAGCCGGCCCTGGGCATCATCGCCGGCGCCGGGGCCACCTTCCGCCTGGTCCGGCTGCTGGGCGAGAGCGTGGCCAAGCAGATCCTGCTGGCCGGGGAGTGGATCGACGCCGACCGCGCGCTGGCGCTGGGCCTGGTGCACTCCGTCGTCGACCCGGCCGGGCTGCAGGACGCGGCGCGCGCCCTCGCGCAGACGATGGCGCGCAGCTCGACCCTCGCCCTGCGCATGACCAAGCTCGCCGTCGACGCCGACGAGGCCGCGCATCCGCAGATCGACCTCGCCATCCAGGCGCTGCTGTTCGAGGACGGCGAGAAGCACCGGCGCATGACCGACTTCCTCGAACGCAAGAAGCGCTGA
- the boxB gene encoding benzoyl-CoA 2,3-epoxidase subunit BoxB has product MTVKDDRIGAAPAPTGKLSPIDYSERIPNNVDLAGDRRLQRALERWQPKFLDWWKNLGPQLPTEDVYLRTAVAVGRDGWAHFDFVPMEEYRWGIFLAEAKEDRVVNFGQHKGEPAWQEVPGEYRAELMRLITVQGDTEPASVEQQRVLGMTAPSIYDLRNLFQVNVEEGRHLWAMVYLLQAYFGREGREEAEQLLKRNSGDVDSPRILGAFNEETTDWLQFFMFTYFTDRDGKYQLGTLKESAFDPLARTCEFMLKEEAHHMFVGTTGVQRTVERTAELIKEHGTHDIWQYGGIPLEVIQQYLNFQYSVSMDLFGSEQSTNVAAYYTGGLKGRWQETRRKDDHELTDATYPVRMIEDGAIVEKQVPYLTALNLDLRDEYTADCENGVRRWNQALEDAGLDERLTLPHEGFNRQVGNYAGHFVSPDGKVISEEEWNAGVGTWLPSDETRAKVAALMVPQYEPGKFAGWIAPPQTGINDQPVEFDYVHLAEEGLA; this is encoded by the coding sequence ATGACCGTCAAGGACGACCGCATCGGCGCGGCCCCCGCACCCACCGGCAAGCTCAGCCCCATCGACTACAGCGAGCGCATCCCCAACAACGTCGACCTCGCCGGCGACCGCCGCCTGCAGCGCGCGCTCGAGCGCTGGCAGCCCAAGTTCCTCGACTGGTGGAAGAACCTCGGCCCGCAGCTACCCACCGAAGACGTCTACCTGCGCACCGCGGTGGCCGTCGGCCGGGACGGCTGGGCGCACTTCGACTTCGTCCCCATGGAGGAGTACCGCTGGGGCATCTTCCTGGCCGAGGCCAAGGAGGACCGCGTGGTCAACTTCGGCCAGCACAAGGGCGAGCCCGCCTGGCAGGAGGTGCCCGGTGAGTACCGCGCCGAGCTGATGCGCCTCATCACGGTGCAGGGCGACACCGAGCCCGCCTCCGTCGAGCAGCAGCGTGTGCTGGGCATGACGGCGCCGTCCATCTACGACCTGCGCAACCTCTTCCAGGTCAACGTGGAGGAGGGTCGACACCTGTGGGCCATGGTGTACCTGCTGCAGGCGTACTTCGGCCGCGAAGGCCGCGAGGAGGCCGAGCAGCTGCTCAAGCGCAACTCCGGCGACGTCGACTCGCCCCGCATCCTCGGCGCGTTCAACGAGGAGACCACCGACTGGCTGCAGTTCTTCATGTTCACCTACTTCACCGACCGCGACGGCAAGTACCAGCTGGGCACGCTCAAGGAGTCGGCCTTCGACCCGCTGGCCCGCACCTGCGAGTTCATGCTCAAGGAGGAGGCGCACCACATGTTCGTGGGCACCACCGGCGTGCAGCGCACGGTGGAGCGCACGGCGGAGCTCATCAAGGAGCACGGCACCCACGACATCTGGCAGTACGGCGGCATCCCCCTCGAGGTGATCCAGCAGTACCTCAACTTCCAGTACTCGGTGTCGATGGACCTGTTCGGCTCCGAGCAGTCCACCAACGTCGCCGCCTACTACACCGGCGGGCTCAAGGGCCGCTGGCAAGAGACGCGCCGCAAGGACGACCACGAGCTCACCGACGCCACTTACCCGGTGCGCATGATCGAGGACGGCGCGATCGTCGAGAAGCAGGTGCCCTACCTGACCGCGCTCAACCTGGACCTGCGCGACGAGTACACGGCCGACTGCGAGAACGGCGTGCGCCGCTGGAACCAGGCGCTCGAGGACGCCGGCCTCGACGAGCGGCTGACCCTGCCGCACGAGGGTTTCAACCGTCAGGTCGGCAACTACGCGGGCCACTTCGTCAGCCCCGACGGCAAGGTCATCTCCGAGGAGGAGTGGAACGCCGGCGTCGGCACGTGGCTGCCGTCGGACGAGACCCGCGCCAAGGTGGCCGCGCTCATGGTCCCCCAGTACGAGCCCGGAAAGTTCGCCGGCTGGATCGCGCCGCCGCAGACCGGCATTAACGACCAGCCGGTGGAGTTCGACTACGTGCACCTGGCCGAGGAGGGGCTGGCCTGA
- a CDS encoding cupin domain-containing protein, whose product MTDTSPAPAAIPPIALDTVDWIIVGSGVYLAPLHEIEEGAGTAFLRFDEGAVSHQHTHPAGEEMYVISGKLKVGDVTISAGDYLRTPPGVVHEARALTDAVTLIIVPEPLEFL is encoded by the coding sequence ATGACGGACACCAGCCCCGCCCCCGCCGCGATCCCGCCGATCGCCCTCGACACGGTCGACTGGATCATCGTGGGCTCCGGGGTGTACCTCGCGCCGCTGCACGAGATCGAGGAGGGTGCGGGCACGGCATTCCTGCGGTTCGACGAGGGCGCGGTGAGCCATCAGCACACGCATCCGGCGGGCGAGGAGATGTACGTGATCTCCGGCAAGCTCAAGGTGGGGGACGTGACCATCTCCGCCGGCGACTACCTGCGCACCCCGCCCGGGGTCGTGCATGAGGCGCGGGCGCTCACCGACGCGGTCACGCTCATCATCGTGCCGGAACCGCTCGAGTTCCTGTAG